A genomic region of Anopheles aquasalis chromosome Y, idAnoAquaMG_Q_19, whole genome shotgun sequence contains the following coding sequences:
- the LOC126579957 gene encoding cytoplasmic FMR1-interacting protein: MSQEKITLADALSNVEVLDELPLPDEQPCIEAQPCSVVYQANFDTNFEDRNGFVTGIAKYIEEATTHANLNQLLDEGQKHAVMLYTWRCCSRAIPQPKSNEQPNRVEIYEKTVEVLSPEVNKLLNFMYFQRKAIEAFSGEVKRLCHAEKRKDFVSEAYLLTLGKFINMFAVLDELKNMKSSVKNDYSTYRRAAQFLKVMTDSHSLQESQNLSMFLATQNKIRDTVKDTLEKISGYEELLSDVVNICVHMYESKMYMTPEEKHMLVKVMGFGLFLMDSEICNINKLDQKKKLRLDRIDRIFKNLEVVPLFGDMQIAPFNYIKRSKHFDPSKWPLSSSAAISPQADLMVHLPTIREDHVKYISELSRYSNEVTTTYKDNATDAENKATADLALRGLQLLSEWTSVVTELYSWKLLHPTDHHQNKECPVEAEEYERATRYNYSEDEKFALIEVIAMIKGLQVLMARIETVLCEAIRRSIYAELQDFVQLVLREPLRKAVKNKKDLIRSIVMSVRETCADWQKGTEPSQDPALKGKKDPDSGFPISVPRLNVGPSSTQLYMVRTMLESLIADKSGGKRTLRKDIDGSCLLQIDAFHKSSFYWTYLLSFSETLQKCCDLSQLWYREFYLEMTMGRKVNKCTVRHQHNEECSDLITMEKRIQFPIEMSMPWILTDHILRTKEPSMMEYVLYPLDLYNDSALYALTIFRKQFLYDEVEAEVNLCFDQFVYKLSEQVFAHYKQLAGSIYLDKRFRVECEVLGFNFQSHPRNNRYETLLKQRHVQLLGRSIDLNKLITQRINADMQKSLELAICRFEASDITGVVELEALLAVNKLCHKLLSKWLALDDFDAMLKEANHNVLAPYGRITLHVFVELNYDFLANYCYNAATNRFVRNKLQISFSGPITREKAPVMSHYYLWGSKPLNAAYTTQYGQYNGFVGAPHFHAICRLLGYQGIAVVMEIILKDIVKPLVQGNLLQFTKTLMSAMPKMCKLPLCDYGSPGVLSYYQAHLVDIVQYPDAKTELFQSFREMGNSMLFCLLIEQALSQEEVCDLLHAAPFQNILPRPFCKDGEKPESKQKRLEAKYASLQIVPNVEKLGTAKQAMIAREGDLLTRERLCCGLSIFEVILGRVKSFLDDPIWAGPLPINGVMHIDECSEFHRLWSALQFVYCIPVAGTEYTVEELFGEGLHWAGCTIIVLLNQQRKFEALDFCYHILRVQRVDGKDDTVKGINLKRMVDRIRRFQVLNSQIFAILNKYLKSNDIEGSNVEHVRCFPPPPHPSVAPSHYHDPNKLRTQ; encoded by the exons ATGTCGCAGGAAAAAATCACCCTTGCGGACGCGCTGTCCAACGTCGAGGTGCTCGATGAGCTGCCGCTACCGGATGAGCAGCCGTGCATCGAAGCACAACCTTGTTCCGTGGTTTACCAGGCCAACTTCGACACGAACTTTGAGGACCGGAACGGCTTCGTTACGGGCATCGCGAAGTACATCGAGGAGGCGACTACTCACGCGAATCTG AATCAGCTGCTAGACGAAGGCCAGAAGCACGCAGTGATGCTGTACACCTGGCGGTGCTGTTCACGCGCGATCCCTcaaccgaaatcgaacgaGCAACCCAACCGAGTAGAAATCTATGAGAAGACGGTTGAAGTGCTCAGTCCGGAGGTGAACAAGCTGCTAAACTTTATGTACTTCCAA CGCAAAGCGATCGAGGCATTCTCAGGCGAGGTGAAGCGACTGTGTCACGCGGAAAAGCGTAAAGATTTCGTCTCGGAGGCATATCTGCTAACGCTTGGCAAATTTATCAACATGTTCGCCGTGTTGGACGAGCTGAAGAACATGAAGTCAAGTGTGAAGAACGATTACAGCACCTACCGGAGGGCGGCCCAGTTTCTCAAGGTGATGACTGATTCACACAGCTTGCAAGAGTCCCAAAATCTGTCAATGTTTCTGGCgacgcaaaacaaaatccGTGATACGGTGAAAGACACACTAGAGAAAATCTCTGGCTACGAGGAGCTGTTGTCGGATGTGGTTAACATTTGCGTGCACATGTACGAGTCAAAAATGTACATGACACCGGAAGAGAAGCATAtgttggtgaaggtgatgggATTTGGACTGTTCCTGATGGACTCGGAGATCTGCAATATCAATAAACTagaccagaagaagaagttgagACTCgaccgaatcgatcgaatctttaaaaatctggAAGTGGTACCACTGTTTGGTGACATGCAAATCGCCCCGTTCAACTACATCAAACGTAGCAAACACTTCGACCCCAGCAAGTGGCCGTTATCGAGCTCGGCTGCGATTAGCCCGCAAGCCGACCTAATGGTGCATTTACCGACCATTCGCGAGGATCACGTGAAGTACATTTCGGAACTGTCGCGTTATAGCAACGAGGTGACAACGACGTACAAGGATAACGCGACGGATGCGGAAAACAAAGCGACCGCCGATTTGGCACTTCGCGGTCTGCAGCTGTTGTCCGAATGGACGTCCGTTGTAACAGAGCTGTACTCGTGGAAGCTGCTGCATCCAACCGATCACCACCAAAACAAAGAGTGTCCCGTGGAAGCCGAAGAGTATGAGCGTGCTACTCGCTACAATTACAGCGAAGATGAGAAGTTTGCGTTAATCGAGGTAATCGCCATGATCAAAGGATTGCAGGTGCTGATGGCACGTATCGAGACAGTACTGTGCGAAGCGATTCGGCGTAGTATCTATGCAGAGTTGCAAGACTTTGTGCAGCTGGTTCTGCGGGAGCCGTTGCGGAAAGCGGTGAAGAACAAGAAGGATCTAATACGTTCGATCGTAATGTCGGTGCGCGAGACGTGTGCCGACTGGCAGAAAGGCACTGAACCGTCGCAGGATCCGGCGCTAAAAGGCAAGAAGGACCCGGACAGTGGCTTTCCCATCAGCGTGCCGCGGCTGAATGTAGGCCCTTCATCAACACAGCTGTATATGGTGCGCACAATGCTGGAGTCACTAATCGCCGACAAGTCGGGTGGCAAACGTACGCTGCGCAAAGATATAGACGGCTCCTGCTTGCTACAGATCGATGCGTTCCACAAATCCTCGTTTTACTGGACCTATTTGCTAAGCTTTAGCGAAACGTTACAGAAGTGTTGCGATTTGTCACAGCTATGGTACCGCGAATTTTACCTCGAGATGACAATGGGCAGAAAGGTGAAC aAATGTACGGTTCGGCATCAGCACAACGAAGAATGCAGTGATCTTATAACGATGGAGAAACGCATTCAGTTTCCAATCGAAATGTCGATGCCCTGGATACTGACCGATCACATTTTGCGTACCAAGGAACCATCAATGATGGAATACGTACTGTATCCACTCGATCTTTACAACGATTCCGCACTGTATGCACTCACGATCTTTCGCAAGCAGTTTTTGTACGACGAGGTCGAAGCGGAGGTCAATCTTTGTTTCGACCAGTTCGTTTACAAGCTGAGCGAGCAGGTATTTGCCCACTATAAACAGCTAGCCGGTAGCATCTATCTCGACAAGCGATTCCGTGTCGAGTGCGAGGTGTTGGGCTTCAACTTTCAATCACATCCTCGCAACAACCGTTACGAAACGCTGCTAAAACAGCGCCATGTTCAGCTGctcggccgatcgatcgatctcaaCAAGCTGATCACGCAGCGTATCAACGCTGATATGCAAAAGAGTCTCGAGCTGGCGATCTGTCGTTTCGAAGCAAGCGACATTACTGGTGTGGTGGAGCTAGAGGCACTACTAGCCGTAAACAAGCTTTGCCACAAGCTGTTGTCCAAGTGGCTCGCGCTGGACGACTTTGACGCGATGCTGAAGGAGGCGAACCATAATGTGCTCGCACCGTACGGCCGCATCACGTTGCACGTTTTTGTCGAGTTGAACTATGACTTTCTTGCCAATTACTGTTACAATGCTGCCACCAACCGCTTTGTGCGCAACAAGCTGCAGATCTCCTTCTCGGGGCCAATCACACGCGAAAAAGCTCCTGTCATGTCTCACTACTACCTGTGGGGTTCAAAGCCGCTCAATGCAGCTTATACAACGCAGTACGGCCAGTACAATGGTTTCGTAGGAGCGCCTCACTTCCACGCGATTTGCCGGTTACTGGGCTACCAGGGAATAGCGGTCGTGATGGAGATCATCCTGAAGGACATCGTAAAGCCGCTGGTACAGGGCAATCTGCTGCAGTTCACTAAGACGCTGATGTCGGCGATGCCAAAGATGTGCAAGTTACCGTTGTGCGACTACGGTTCGCCGGGTGTACTGAGTTACTATCAGGCTCATCTGGTCGACATTGTGCAGTATCCGGACGCGAAAACCGAACTGTTTCAGTCATTCCGCGAGATGGGCAATTCGATGCTCTTCTGTCTGTTAATCGAGCAGGCCTTGTCGCAGGAAGAGGTGTGCGACCTTTTGCATGCGGCACCCTTCCAAAACATTCTACCGCGCCCGTTTTGCAAAGACGGAGAAAAGccagaaagcaaacagaagcgACTCGAGGCAAAGTATGCCTCACTACAGATAGTCCCTAACGTGGAGAAGTTAGGTACAGCGAAg CAAGCTATGATCGCTCGTGAAGGTGATCTTCTGACACGTGAGAGGTTATGCTGTGGATTGAGCATATTTGAAGTAATTTTGGGCCGTGTTAAGTCGTTCCTTGACGATCCCATTTGGGCTGGACCGCTCCCGATCAACGGTGTTATGCATATCGACGAATGTTCCGAATTCCATCGTCTCTGGTCGGCACTTCAGTTCGTTTACTGCATCCCAGTAGCCGGCACCGAATACACGGTTGA GGAACTGTTCGGCGAGGGCCTACATTGGGCTGGATGTACCATCATTGTACTGTTGAACCAGCAGCGCAAATTTGAGGCACTGGATTTCTGCTACCATATACTGCGCGTCCAGCGAGTTGATGGTAAAGATGATACGGTGAAAGGAATT AATCTGAAACGAATGGTCGACCGCATCCGACGCTTCCAGGTACTGAACTCGCAAATCTTTGCCATTTTGAACAAGTACCTCAAGAGCAACGATATTGAAGGATCCAACGTTGAGCATGTTCGATgttttccacctccaccgcatCCAAGCGTCGCTCCGTCGCACTATCATGATCCGAACAAGCTGCGCACCCAGTAG